A part of Blastocatellia bacterium genomic DNA contains:
- a CDS encoding FHA domain-containing protein: MYNNSYISLCQQCGNQLTPDSYCKFCNKSFAPLTPSYDNAINNIDWTLVGISGAEVGTYRLLNPQIKLGREVDNDICIYDSNCSRHHALIRKDPAGIYIQDLNSSNGTYVNDMRISGTTYLKTGDLIRIGNTRFILESSFDAAQSTLKLTDFPTVNSAALAGNLAPQINCSQPTDPSQNSFSPPVINPLPANLPASNVLTPSAVSPFAVNQMPMYRPVNQAISQVAYPQTPSPAYAPVAPMATVQLPALNNPQKTVAFSWRAVSGFALMMMGLPFAIDMDMMNGGFALIFISFFVMLMGIITSVIYFVRAKTLDKLLSGQELLAYWTYNPQEWQRYTEKEFEISKFEKVPLLILVSVICLIIGGIFAIADPEAGLVVFIVMLGLITLLSGIVFVVPRLRHQHNQNSLGYAYIGTKGLYLNGYFHNWNMLGASLDSAAILMDEIPMLEINYSFPTRTGRQEETVRVPIPQGQLAMAERIVYQIKSF; this comes from the coding sequence ATGTACAACAATAGTTATATAAGCCTTTGTCAGCAATGTGGCAATCAATTAACTCCTGACTCTTATTGTAAGTTTTGCAATAAGAGTTTTGCCCCACTCACACCTAGTTATGATAATGCAATTAATAATATTGACTGGACATTAGTAGGCATTAGTGGGGCTGAAGTAGGAACATATCGATTGCTAAACCCACAAATTAAGCTAGGACGTGAAGTAGATAATGATATTTGTATTTATGATAGTAATTGTTCACGTCATCATGCTTTGATCCGAAAAGACCCTGCTGGGATTTACATCCAAGACTTAAATAGCAGTAACGGTACTTATGTTAATGATATGCGTATAAGTGGCACTACTTACTTAAAAACAGGTGATTTAATTCGTATTGGAAATACAAGATTTATTTTAGAAAGTAGTTTTGATGCAGCCCAATCAACCTTAAAGTTAACAGATTTTCCAACTGTAAATTCTGCTGCATTAGCTGGTAATCTTGCACCTCAAATTAATTGCTCCCAGCCAACAGACCCATCCCAAAATAGTTTTTCACCTCCAGTTATAAACCCACTTCCAGCAAATCTACCAGCATCAAATGTTTTAACTCCATCTGCTGTAAGTCCCTTTGCTGTTAATCAAATGCCTATGTATAGACCTGTTAACCAAGCCATTAGTCAAGTAGCTTATCCTCAAACCCCTTCACCTGCTTATGCTCCAGTTGCACCAATGGCAACAGTTCAATTACCTGCATTAAATAACCCACAAAAAACTGTAGCTTTTTCTTGGCGTGCTGTATCAGGTTTTGCATTAATGATGATGGGCTTACCCTTTGCTATTGATATGGATATGATGAATGGAGGATTTGCACTAATTTTTATTAGTTTTTTTGTAATGTTGATGGGAATAATTACTTCTGTTATTTATTTTGTAAGGGCAAAAACTTTAGATAAATTATTATCAGGTCAGGAATTATTAGCTTATTGGACTTATAACCCACAAGAATGGCAACGCTACACAGAAAAAGAGTTTGAAATTTCTAAGTTTGAGAAAGTCCCACTTTTAATTTTAGTTAGTGTTATTTGTTTAATAATTGGTGGAATTTTTGCTATTGCTGATCCTGAAGCAGGGCTAGTTGTTTTTATAGTTATGTTGGGTTTAATTACATTATTAAGTGGTATTGTTTTTGTTGTTCCTCGTTTGCGTCATCAGCATAACCAAAATAGCTTAGGATATGCTTATATTGGGACTAAAGGACTCTACTTAAATGGCTATTTTCATAATTGGAATATGCTAGGAGCTTCTTTAGATAGTGCTGCTATATTGATGGATGAAATTCCAATGCTAGAGATAAATTATTCATTTCCTACTAGAACAGGACGACAAGAAGAAACTGTTCGCGTCCCAATTCCACAAGGCCAACTAGCTATGGCTGAAAGAATTGTTTATCAAATAAAAAGTTTCTAA
- a CDS encoding redoxin domain-containing protein, translated as MNKTQEIFLACILLIASYFAGSSIASLLIVLPVAKIAPQEINFTLKDEVGLSRSLKDIQSNKPTFVYIFAGDCNHCIGLLRTINASILPRVKENQFRVVGVDALGPHGTQEQLVEIRDTFNLPSPILADKDDKVCKSLGISEFTVLLVNPDGMLTYRKTIRETSWPQDALSSETLAEAKVSSKSLENASESSSEKLNEFSATILKANENLFRPIQFSLLLLVFIFMSVVIYRSQDSCLAPLSAVGLLLMAVISKAWLFLPVNLFIVILAAFLLINKKWAIWASLLLGLSIYGVLLLPLFQAKLPSVLYQEAAYGFLPQTILSLLMFYLSFVLAAQKHQKLVFDGRPIYQSSENYSGNIAIKKTSTAERCDVCHQTDLFDKQTGFCTRCQQHTI; from the coding sequence ATGAATAAAACACAAGAAATTTTTCTAGCCTGTATTTTGTTAATAGCAAGTTATTTTGCAGGTAGTAGTATTGCTAGTTTGCTTATAGTTTTACCAGTAGCAAAAATTGCTCCTCAAGAAATAAATTTTACTCTTAAAGATGAAGTAGGTCTTAGTCGTTCTCTTAAAGATATTCAATCAAACAAACCTACCTTTGTATATATTTTTGCTGGCGATTGTAATCACTGCATAGGACTTTTAAGAACTATAAATGCTAGTATTTTACCTAGAGTAAAAGAAAATCAATTTCGTGTAGTTGGAGTTGATGCCCTTGGCCCTCATGGAACACAAGAACAGCTTGTAGAAATTCGAGACACTTTCAATTTACCTTCTCCAATCTTAGCGGATAAAGATGATAAAGTTTGTAAAAGTTTAGGCATAAGTGAATTTACAGTTTTATTAGTTAATCCTGATGGAATGCTAACTTATAGAAAGACTATTCGAGAGACTTCCTGGCCCCAGGACGCATTATCTAGTGAGACATTAGCTGAGGCTAAAGTTTCCAGTAAATCTTTGGAAAACGCTTCTGAATCCTCATCAGAAAAATTAAATGAGTTTTCTGCAACAATACTTAAGGCAAATGAGAATCTTTTCCGTCCTATCCAATTTAGTTTGTTGTTACTAGTATTTATTTTTATGTCAGTAGTCATATATCGTTCACAAGATAGCTGTTTGGCCCCGCTTTCTGCTGTAGGACTTTTATTAATGGCAGTCATATCAAAAGCTTGGTTATTTTTACCAGTAAATTTGTTTATAGTAATCCTGGCTGCATTTTTGCTGATAAACAAAAAATGGGCAATATGGGCTTCTCTTTTATTGGGACTCTCTATTTATGGGGTACTCTTACTTCCTTTATTCCAAGCAAAACTGCCTTCTGTTTTATATCAAGAAGCCGCCTATGGTTTTCTACCCCAAACTATTTTAAGTTTATTGATGTTTTATTTGTCTTTTGTTTTAGCAGCACAAAAACATCAAAAACTTGTTTTTGATGGACGACCCATTTATCAAAGTTCAGAAAATTATAGTGGAAATATAGCTATCAAAAAGACATCTACAGCCGAACGATGTGATGTTTGTCACCAAACAGATCTGTTTGATAAACAAACTGGATTTTGCACACGTTGCCAGCAACATACAATTTAA
- a CDS encoding glycosyltransferase family 2 protein, with translation MQPKISVIIPVFNGEKYIKETINSVLEQTFQDFEIIVIDDGSIDKTEEIVKSFPSSKIHYEKQTNKGVAAARNRGIELAKNNWIAFLDADDLWVNNKLELQIEAFLNNQTLDIILGQVEHFYSPELSPKQQAKLHCPKEIQAGFLPGTMLVKKEVFNRIGVFETKWKIGEFIDWYDRTRQHCISQVLPNVLLKRRVHNASLTVTNKAAQKDYLQIIKNSLDRRKNLS, from the coding sequence ATGCAGCCAAAAATAAGTGTAATAATTCCTGTTTTTAATGGTGAGAAATATATTAAAGAAACTATAAATAGCGTATTAGAACAAACTTTTCAGGATTTTGAAATTATTGTAATTGATGACGGCTCAATAGATAAAACAGAAGAAATAGTAAAAAGCTTTCCTAGTAGCAAAATTCATTATGAAAAACAAACTAATAAAGGTGTTGCAGCCGCACGAAATCGAGGTATAGAGCTAGCAAAAAATAATTGGATAGCCTTTTTAGATGCTGATGATTTATGGGTTAATAATAAACTAGAACTACAGATAGAAGCTTTCTTAAATAACCAAACCTTAGACATTATTTTAGGACAAGTTGAACATTTTTATAGCCCTGAACTTAGCCCCAAACAACAAGCTAAACTACATTGTCCAAAAGAAATACAAGCTGGTTTTTTGCCAGGTACAATGCTTGTAAAAAAAGAAGTTTTTAACCGCATAGGCGTTTTTGAAACTAAATGGAAAATAGGGGAATTTATTGATTGGTATGACCGAACTCGTCAGCATTGTATTAGCCAAGTGTTACCCAATGTTCTATTAAAAAGGCGTGTCCATAATGCTAGCTTAACTGTTACTAACAAGGCTGCACAAAAAGATTACTTACAGATTATAAAAAACTCATTGGATAGACGAAAAAACTTAAGTTAA
- a CDS encoding nucleotidyltransferase family protein: MSLMSSENLSNAGCWPSQTQELLLKAILTCNVEESINFWQEWQKLVNVQQLDYGSQRLLPMLYNKLKTTDITHPDLKIYKGVYRQAWYKSQMMLHKALPVLQTFQENNIKAIILKGLALAVLYYKDYGLRPMSDFDILVPIEQKNSAIKMMLSLGWEEGFSWSHSQCFTKQEQKCDLHWHLMSDICSLKPNETNEVNKEFWKAIVPLQIKEISAYSLCPTDMIFHICVHGAWWNPVAPLRWIVDVMMILREPVVIDWSRLVNQTYKLQLGLIIRNAFNYLKNYFAAPIPDEVLKKLDDYKPSYSEQLDYLTKTSPTNERNPLAAFWVCYREYRQYTIGNNVKPNFLGFVKFLRDRWGIEKLSEIPLHSIKEIWQRL; the protein is encoded by the coding sequence ATGTCTTTGATGTCTTCAGAAAACCTTTCTAATGCAGGGTGTTGGCCTAGTCAAACGCAAGAACTACTACTTAAAGCAATATTAACATGCAATGTAGAAGAATCTATAAATTTTTGGCAAGAGTGGCAAAAACTCGTTAATGTGCAACAACTTGACTATGGTTCACAACGCTTGTTGCCAATGCTTTACAATAAATTAAAAACTACGGATATAACTCATCCTGACCTAAAAATTTATAAAGGTGTTTATCGGCAGGCTTGGTATAAAAGCCAAATGATGCTTCATAAAGCCCTACCTGTTTTGCAAACTTTCCAAGAAAATAATATTAAAGCAATAATTCTAAAAGGTTTAGCCTTGGCTGTGCTTTATTATAAGGATTATGGGCTACGGCCTATGTCGGATTTTGATATTTTAGTGCCTATTGAGCAAAAAAATAGTGCTATTAAAATGATGCTCTCTCTAGGTTGGGAAGAAGGCTTTTCCTGGTCTCACTCTCAATGTTTTACTAAGCAAGAACAAAAATGTGATTTACATTGGCATTTAATGTCTGACATTTGTTCATTAAAACCAAATGAAACAAATGAAGTAAACAAAGAATTTTGGAAAGCGATTGTGCCACTGCAAATCAAAGAAATTAGTGCTTATTCGCTATGTCCAACAGATATGATATTTCATATTTGTGTACATGGTGCTTGGTGGAATCCTGTTGCTCCTCTGCGTTGGATTGTTGATGTTATGATGATCTTAAGAGAACCTGTTGTAATTGATTGGTCACGTTTAGTTAATCAAACTTATAAACTCCAATTAGGACTAATAATTAGAAATGCTTTTAACTACTTAAAGAACTATTTTGCTGCTCCTATTCCTGATGAAGTCTTGAAAAAACTTGATGACTATAAACCAAGTTATAGTGAGCAACTAGATTACTTGACTAAAACATCTCCAACAAATGAACGTAATCCATTAGCAGCTTTTTGGGTTTGTTATCGGGAATATCGACAATATACTATCGGCAATAATGTTAAGCCTAATTTTTTAGGGTTTGTAAAATTCTTGCGAGATCGTTGGGGAATTGAAAAACTTTCCGAAATTCCGCTTCATTCTATAAAAGAGATATGGCAACGGCTATAA
- a CDS encoding PqqD family protein produces the protein MQEKFFQINSPQVIREFFDDEAVIVNLELGIYYSLDSIGAIVWGLIEQGASNTQIVEKLSQMFKLSTNIEKDIEEFIDLLLKEELIAATDNASLTSFDSINIDNKLTYSKPTLNKYTDMQELLLLDPIHEVDEEGWPNIKNKQAAK, from the coding sequence ATGCAGGAAAAGTTTTTTCAAATCAACAGCCCTCAAGTTATTAGAGAATTTTTTGATGATGAAGCAGTAATTGTTAATTTAGAATTAGGCATTTATTATAGCCTTGACTCTATTGGCGCAATAGTTTGGGGCTTAATTGAACAAGGTGCTAGCAATACACAAATAGTAGAAAAACTTAGTCAAATGTTCAAGCTATCAACAAACATTGAAAAAGATATAGAGGAATTTATTGATTTATTGCTAAAAGAAGAGCTTATTGCTGCGACTGATAATGCTTCATTAACTTCATTTGATTCTATTAACATAGATAACAAACTAACTTATAGCAAACCTACATTAAATAAATACACTGATATGCAAGAACTGCTTTTGCTAGATCCTATTCATGAAGTTGATGAAGAAGGTTGGCCTAATATAAAAAATAAACAGGCTGCTAAATAG
- a CDS encoding serine kinase, protein MLSDELNIDKERLKANLEDFFVELYQLYLTAKASSSNAFKQSYLIADAKVNLCFANVALKPLITLAIEHLATNYNLEADLTVFIADSLSTNITIPKPDWLIYHYKTLGDIGGLLSKNIYLNFDLGHNALTLINFEQKQAIYWIESPDRVPDYELGIPLYWLWHYFFSPRQTFMLHAGAVGFKDGGVLIIGYGGAGKSNSCLSCLNSKLFYLSDDYCLVKSEPTPTAYSIYATGKTHAHDLDKLPFLKPIVSNHENLGKEKAVYFLYKHYKEKIILSFPIKAILIPQVTGLTDTNLEKASAIEGIKLMVPQQISRQPSAGREIFQNLAKIFRQVPCYQLNVGTDRQQIPEKIINLLKELK, encoded by the coding sequence ATGCTTTCTGATGAGCTAAACATAGATAAAGAAAGACTTAAGGCTAACTTAGAAGATTTTTTTGTAGAGCTTTATCAACTTTATTTAACCGCCAAAGCCAGTAGCAGTAACGCTTTTAAGCAAAGTTATTTAATTGCAGACGCTAAAGTTAATCTATGTTTTGCTAACGTTGCGCTAAAACCTTTAATTACACTTGCTATTGAACATCTAGCCACTAACTACAATCTAGAAGCAGATCTAACAGTTTTTATTGCTGATAGTTTATCAACTAACATTACAATACCTAAGCCAGATTGGTTAATTTATCATTATAAAACTTTAGGCGACATAGGCGGGTTATTAAGCAAAAATATTTATCTAAATTTTGACTTAGGCCATAACGCGCTTACTTTAATTAACTTTGAGCAAAAACAAGCTATTTATTGGATAGAGTCGCCTGATCGCGTTCCTGATTATGAATTAGGGATTCCGCTATATTGGTTGTGGCATTATTTTTTTAGTCCTCGTCAAACTTTTATGCTTCATGCAGGTGCAGTAGGTTTTAAAGATGGGGGAGTGTTAATAATTGGCTATGGCGGCGCAGGTAAATCTAATAGCTGTCTTTCCTGCTTAAATTCTAAGCTTTTTTATTTAAGTGATGATTATTGTTTGGTTAAAAGCGAGCCGACACCAACAGCTTATAGCATTTATGCTACAGGTAAAACTCATGCTCATGATTTAGATAAATTGCCATTTCTAAAACCAATTGTTAGCAATCATGAGAATCTTGGAAAAGAAAAGGCAGTTTATTTTCTTTACAAACATTACAAAGAAAAAATAATCTTAAGCTTTCCAATTAAAGCTATTTTAATTCCACAAGTTACAGGCTTAACAGATACTAATTTAGAAAAAGCTTCTGCAATAGAAGGTATAAAACTAATGGTGCCTCAGCAAATTTCCCGTCAACCTTCAGCAGGACGAGAAATTTTTCAAAATTTAGCAAAAATTTTTAGACAAGTTCCTTGTTATCAATTAAATGTGGGTACAGATAGACAACAAATACCAGAAAAAATTATTAATCTATTAAAAGAGCTTAAATAA
- a CDS encoding glycosyltransferase, with amino-acid sequence MDSPLVSIIVAAKNAERFLSQALDSIFAQSYQNFEVLLINGGSTDKTLEIGKLYKNIQIIEQQNKGIANAYNLGISNAKGELVAFLSSDDIWKPNKLAVQVSFLINHPEIALTTAHAEFFLEAESQIPAGFRKDLLIGSHPAHIMETLVTRKEVFKQVGLFNEGFFISEDIDWFARAKDLQIPFALMPETLLSKRVHDKNTSLKDKTNKDLLLALRKSIERKKNS; translated from the coding sequence ATGGATAGCCCTTTAGTCTCAATCATTGTTGCAGCAAAAAACGCTGAAAGATTTTTAAGCCAAGCTTTAGATAGCATTTTTGCCCAAAGCTATCAAAATTTTGAAGTGCTGTTAATAAATGGTGGTTCAACCGATAAAACTTTAGAAATAGGAAAGTTATACAAAAATATTCAAATTATTGAGCAACAAAATAAAGGTATTGCAAATGCTTATAACTTAGGTATCAGTAATGCAAAAGGTGAGCTAGTAGCTTTTCTTTCTTCTGATGATATTTGGAAGCCAAATAAATTAGCAGTTCAAGTAAGCTTTCTTATAAATCATCCTGAAATAGCTTTGACAACAGCACATGCAGAGTTTTTTCTTGAGGCAGAAAGCCAAATTCCAGCAGGATTTCGCAAAGATTTATTAATAGGCTCTCATCCAGCCCATATTATGGAAACTTTAGTAACACGCAAGGAAGTATTTAAACAAGTAGGTCTATTCAATGAGGGCTTTTTTATTTCTGAAGATATAGACTGGTTTGCTCGTGCTAAGGATTTACAAATTCCCTTTGCCTTAATGCCAGAAACTTTATTAAGTAAAAGAGTTCATGACAAAAACACTTCTCTTAAAGATAAAACCAACAAAGATTTACTTTTAGCATTAAGAAAATCTATTGAGCGTAAAAAAAATAGCTAA
- the boxB gene encoding benzoyl-CoA 2,3-epoxidase subunit BoxB, producing the protein MFESIPNNVNLSDNKRLQRALEQWQPNFIDWWMEMGPEGFQKDDIYLRTAVSVEAGGWAHFDYVKMPDYRWGIFLTPPTDRTIHFGDHIGSPIWNEVPGEFRKELRRIIVTQADTEPASVEQQRLLGKTAPSLYDLRNLFQVNVEEGRHLWAMVYLLHQYFGRDGREEAEDLLTRRSGNPDTPRILGAFNKPINDWLAFFCFTMFTDRDGKYQLAALAESGFDPLARSTQFMLTEEAHHLFVGEMGVGRVVKRTAELMKEAKNEDVKTLGGIPLEIIQKYINEWYTASLDLFGGEDSSNAATFFGAGLKGRFRESDPKRYKDHVALEEAYNFEILTNESKLSSVDIPLRRAMNLVLRDAYKEDCERALERWNDTLTKAGLSNRLYLPSQRFARNIGVYSGHYFDPQGNMISKQEYDQKRSSWLPTDEDYQYVQSLMKPVYERGKMANWIAQPAKGINNQPLDFEYVRFA; encoded by the coding sequence GGAGCAGTGGCAACCTAATTTCATTGATTGGTGGATGGAAATGGGGCCAGAAGGCTTTCAAAAAGATGATATTTATCTACGTACCGCAGTTAGTGTTGAAGCCGGCGGATGGGCGCATTTTGATTATGTAAAAATGCCTGACTATCGCTGGGGAATATTTTTAACCCCTCCAACAGATAGAACAATTCATTTTGGCGACCATATTGGCTCACCAATTTGGAATGAAGTTCCTGGAGAATTTCGTAAAGAACTGCGCCGTATTATTGTTACTCAAGCTGATACTGAACCTGCATCAGTTGAGCAACAAAGATTGCTGGGCAAAACCGCGCCAAGTCTTTATGACTTAAGAAATCTTTTTCAAGTTAATGTTGAAGAAGGCCGTCATCTTTGGGCAATGGTTTATCTGCTACATCAATACTTTGGTAGGGATGGACGAGAAGAAGCCGAAGATTTGCTAACCCGTCGTAGTGGCAACCCTGATACACCTAGAATTTTAGGAGCATTTAATAAACCAATTAATGATTGGCTAGCATTTTTCTGTTTTACTATGTTTACTGACCGCGATGGTAAATATCAACTCGCAGCATTAGCCGAAAGCGGTTTTGACCCTCTAGCACGCTCTACACAATTTATGTTAACCGAAGAAGCACACCATCTTTTTGTTGGTGAAATGGGCGTTGGTCGTGTAGTTAAACGAACTGCTGAACTAATGAAAGAAGCTAAAAATGAAGATGTTAAAACATTAGGTGGTATTCCATTAGAAATTATCCAAAAATACATTAATGAGTGGTACACAGCATCATTAGATTTATTTGGCGGTGAAGATTCTTCAAATGCAGCAACATTTTTTGGTGCAGGTTTGAAAGGTCGTTTTAGAGAAAGCGATCCTAAACGTTATAAAGACCATGTAGCTTTAGAAGAAGCTTATAACTTTGAAATTCTCACCAATGAAAGCAAGTTATCTTCTGTAGATATACCACTTAGACGAGCTATGAATTTAGTCTTACGAGATGCTTATAAAGAAGATTGTGAACGAGCTTTAGAGCGTTGGAATGATACATTAACAAAAGCTGGTCTTAGCAATCGACTTTATTTACCTTCTCAACGTTTTGCTAGAAATATTGGTGTTTATTCAGGTCATTATTTTGACCCTCAAGGCAATATGATTAGCAAACAAGAATATGACCAAAAGAGATCTAGTTGGCTACCAACCGATGAAGATTATCAATATGTTCAATCATTAATGAAGCCTGTTTATGAACGTGGCAAGATGGCTAATTGGATAGCACAGCCAGCTAAAGGAATTAACAATCAACCATTAGACTTTGAGTATGTGCGTTTTGCATAA